From Mucilaginibacter rubeus, a single genomic window includes:
- a CDS encoding glycosyltransferase, whose translation MTIAILITLFFIILRFAVTLFNYISNPKLPHIGRYYSDKVSILIPARNEAGNILTLLNSIYQQDYNNYEVIIYDDDSTDDTYRVCHDFAANHPHFRVIKGGKLPDDWMGKNYACHQMAKQADGKYLLFLDADEQISNHLINSAIHRMHLHQLGLLSLFTNQTMLTLGENLVVPLMHFILLNLLPLRLVYIVKNASVAAASGQFMLFDAAIYHKHQWHKAVKNKVVEDVEIMRLIKAEHYNGEALLANGMISCRMYRGYNEAINGFSKNFLAAFNYSIIGFLVYITIIIAGPLIILTTLNLPLIFFTVGLILLTRIMISLSAGQKAGYNILLHPAQMFSLLAVAVLSIQRYLTKTTMWKGRKI comes from the coding sequence GTGACAATAGCTATATTAATAACCCTCTTTTTTATCATACTCAGGTTTGCGGTAACGCTGTTCAATTATATCTCCAACCCCAAACTTCCTCATATAGGCCGCTATTATTCGGATAAGGTATCCATCCTGATCCCCGCGCGTAACGAGGCCGGTAATATATTAACCCTGCTAAATTCCATCTACCAGCAGGATTATAACAATTATGAGGTGATCATTTATGACGATGACTCTACCGATGATACTTACCGCGTTTGCCATGATTTTGCAGCCAATCACCCGCATTTCAGGGTAATAAAAGGCGGCAAACTACCCGATGACTGGATGGGGAAAAACTATGCCTGCCATCAAATGGCCAAACAGGCCGATGGTAAATACCTGCTGTTTTTAGATGCCGACGAGCAGATCAGTAATCATCTTATCAACAGCGCGATACACCGCATGCACTTGCATCAGTTAGGCTTATTAAGCCTGTTTACCAATCAAACCATGCTTACTTTGGGCGAAAACCTTGTGGTTCCGCTGATGCATTTTATATTGCTTAACCTGCTGCCTTTACGTTTGGTATACATTGTCAAAAATGCTTCAGTAGCGGCGGCCAGCGGACAGTTCATGTTATTTGATGCCGCCATTTACCACAAACACCAATGGCATAAAGCAGTAAAAAATAAGGTTGTGGAAGATGTAGAGATCATGCGTCTGATCAAAGCCGAGCATTATAACGGCGAAGCTTTGCTGGCCAACGGCATGATCAGCTGCCGCATGTACCGTGGCTATAATGAGGCGATAAACGGTTTCAGCAAAAACTTCCTGGCCGCCTTCAATTACAGTATTATTGGCTTCCTGGTGTATATCACCATTATTATTGCCGGTCCGCTCATTATCCTTACTACCTTAAACCTGCCTCTCATATTTTTTACTGTAGGGTTGATCTTGCTTACGCGGATCATGATCTCTCTTTCGGCAGGGCAAAAAGCCGGGTATAACATCCTTCTGCATCCTGCTCAAATGTTTAGCCTGCTTGCTGTGGCAGTTTTATCTATACAACGCTATCTTACCAAAACCACCATGTGGAAAGGGCGAAAGATTTGA
- a CDS encoding lysophospholipid acyltransferase family protein, whose translation MISNKKNFFLNRIVHYYIKWVVGKTFHELLFNDIVVDQSRSVLLIGNHFSFWDGLVLYCINDKLLKKKLHVMILEETARKERFLKYVGAFSVKKDSKSILQSLDYAAALLADPANLVLMFPQGKLYANFVTNINFEKGVMRIIEKAAGNFQIIFASTFIQYFKHKKPTATVYLKSEPENYAGKSIDKLQAAYQRHYEASKLLQTEFDI comes from the coding sequence ATGATCAGCAATAAAAAGAACTTTTTCCTGAACCGAATTGTGCACTATTACATTAAATGGGTAGTTGGCAAAACGTTTCATGAACTATTGTTTAATGATATTGTGGTTGATCAAAGCAGATCGGTACTATTAATAGGTAATCATTTTAGTTTCTGGGATGGATTAGTCCTGTATTGCATAAACGATAAATTGCTGAAGAAAAAGCTGCATGTCATGATCCTGGAAGAAACCGCCCGCAAAGAACGCTTTCTAAAATACGTTGGCGCTTTTTCGGTAAAAAAAGACTCGAAAAGTATCCTTCAATCACTTGACTACGCTGCGGCATTGCTTGCCGATCCTGCCAATCTGGTTTTGATGTTTCCGCAGGGAAAACTGTATGCTAACTTTGTTACAAACATAAATTTTGAAAAAGGGGTTATGAGGATAATTGAAAAGGCTGCCGGAAATTTTCAAATTATTTTCGCTTCAACTTTTATTCAGTACTTTAAACATAAAAAGCCAACTGCAACCGTTTACTTAAAAAGCGAGCCCGAAAATTACGCCGGTAAAAGCATAGATAAATTACAGGCAGCATACCAAAGGCACTACGAAGCCTCCAAACTGTTGCAAACCGAATTTGATATATAA
- a CDS encoding lysophospholipid acyltransferase family protein, translating to MVPSRKKKFWSKLYITYVRWWISRNFKEVNVQPFEPRPGHSILLLSNHFSWWDGFIANWAAYYNLKKQYYVMMQQDQFDQRSYLRYIGAYSIQKGSRAMLESLTYSAGILDKPDNLIVIFPQGELFSNHETHIHVEKGVYKLMQQIKGPCQIVYHCILIDYFESLKPRAYVHLFDLGVANDLTFEQLKENINKAHQQALKNQINMEH from the coding sequence ATGGTACCCTCTCGTAAAAAGAAATTCTGGAGTAAACTTTATATCACCTACGTAAGGTGGTGGATTAGCCGCAATTTTAAGGAGGTTAATGTACAGCCTTTCGAGCCACGTCCCGGTCATTCGATATTACTTTTGAGTAACCATTTTAGCTGGTGGGACGGCTTTATTGCCAACTGGGCGGCCTATTACAATCTCAAAAAGCAATACTACGTAATGATGCAGCAGGATCAGTTTGATCAGCGCAGCTACTTACGATATATTGGTGCATACTCTATCCAGAAAGGCTCGAGGGCCATGCTGGAGTCGCTCACCTACTCGGCAGGGATATTGGATAAACCTGATAATCTGATTGTGATATTTCCGCAAGGCGAATTATTCTCGAACCACGAAACACACATCCATGTTGAAAAAGGTGTTTATAAACTGATGCAACAAATAAAAGGCCCCTGCCAGATTGTTTACCATTGTATCCTGATAGATTATTTTGAAAGTCTGAAACCCCGGGCTTATGTTCATCTTTTTGATTTAGGTGTTGCCAATGACCTTACCTTTGAGCAACTAAAGGAAAATATTAACAAGGCCCATCAGCAGGCTTTGAAAAATCAAATCAATATGGAACATTGA
- a CDS encoding alpha/beta fold hydrolase codes for MGFLHLPGLGKAHFHEYGSGQKPLLAFHGYGMTGKQFHVLDQSVLPRYHIYGFDHFFHGESRLDGWTEQQILSGMPKAMVRSYMEEWFKLYGRQRFSVMGYSIGANLALILVEEYADMIDDIILMAPDGLAVFKGFHFILHNKLGRAIFRTATKSKWLAPFLVKSVKRVGVIDESLYKIAYNEIDTEQKRLDTYYTLNLIRQLKPDVQKVAQLINQHKIKCLLIFGKHDKLFPKSAAMPFLGMLDNAEVHEVELGHWLVTKALDEYLVK; via the coding sequence ATGGGTTTTTTACATCTGCCTGGCTTGGGCAAAGCACATTTTCACGAGTACGGTAGCGGGCAAAAGCCTTTACTGGCCTTTCATGGCTACGGCATGACGGGGAAGCAGTTCCATGTGCTTGACCAATCAGTTTTACCACGATATCATATCTACGGCTTCGATCATTTTTTTCATGGCGAAAGTCGGCTCGACGGCTGGACAGAGCAGCAGATCCTGTCCGGAATGCCCAAAGCCATGGTGCGTAGTTACATGGAAGAATGGTTTAAACTTTACGGCAGGCAGCGTTTTTCGGTAATGGGCTATTCAATAGGCGCCAACCTTGCCCTGATACTGGTTGAGGAATACGCCGACATGATTGACGATATCATATTAATGGCACCTGATGGCCTGGCTGTTTTTAAAGGATTTCATTTTATTTTGCACAATAAGCTTGGTCGCGCAATTTTCCGTACGGCTACCAAAAGCAAATGGCTTGCCCCTTTCCTGGTTAAAAGCGTAAAAAGGGTCGGCGTTATTGACGAAAGCCTGTACAAGATAGCTTATAATGAAATTGACACCGAACAAAAGCGGCTTGATACCTATTATACCCTAAATTTGATCAGGCAGTTAAAACCCGATGTGCAGAAGGTAGCGCAGCTAATCAATCAGCATAAAATTAAATGTTTGCTGATATTTGGCAAGCATGATAAGCTGTTCCCCAAATCGGCCGCGATGCCATTTTTAGGGATGCTTGATAATGCCGAAGTACATGAAGTTGAACTTGGGCATTGGCTGGTTACAAAAGCACTTGATGAGTATTTAGTTAAATAA